In Labrus mixtus chromosome 13, fLabMix1.1, whole genome shotgun sequence, a single genomic region encodes these proteins:
- the cxcr2 gene encoding C-X-C chemokine receptor type 1, with protein MKLQLFIVSVLKYLVLTNQEGWAQQADGFDQSYLYALLTNTTPDYEDEMYSPCSETLPGFNSVGLTITYIVVFVFGLAGNSVVVYVICYMEKSRASTDIYLMHLAIADLLFTLTLPFWAVDAHSGWIFGTFSCKILSGFQEASVYSGVFLLACISVDRHFAIVRATRLISSHHLLVKAVCCVVWLVAGLISLPVAIHRESLHYKGFDRFICYENRTGESSDRWRVGIRVMRHTVGFFLPLVVMALCYGWTVVTLCHTRNQQKHKAMRVILAVVSAFVLCWLPYNITVLIDTLIKGGSLKVETCDTRYRVEAVLNVTQVLAFLHCAVNPVLYAFIGQKFRNELLSALHKHGLISKRILMSYRSGSVNSAGSSRSRNTSASSW; from the exons ATGAAGCTCCAACTTTTTATTGTAAGTGTTCTGAAGTATTTGGTTCTTACCAATCAAGAAGGATGGGCACAACAG gcgGACGGATTCGACCAGAGTTACTTGTATGCCCTTCTCACCAATACGACCCCTGACTATGAGGATGAAATGTATTCTCCCTGCAGTGAAACTTTGCCTGGATTTAACAGTGTGGGACTGACCATCacctacattgttgtgtttgtcttcgGCTTGGCCGGCAACAGTGTAGTTGTCTATGTCATTTGCTACATGGAGAAAAGTCGAGCAAGCACAGACATCTACTTGATGCACCTGGCGATTGCAGATCTTCTCTTCACTCTGACCCTCCCCTTCTGGGCGGTCGATGCTCATTCTGGTTGGATCTTTGGCACGTTCTCATGCAAAATCCTGTCGGGCTTTCAGGAGGCCTCAGTATACAGTGGTGTCTTCCTGCTCGCATGCATCAGCGTGGACCGCCACTTTGCCATTGTGAGGGCTACACGTTTAATATCCTCCCATCACCTGTTGGTGAAAGCGGTGTGCTGCGTGGTGTGGCTGGTGGCTGGATTGATCTCCTTACCTGTGGCAATACATCGGGAGAGCTTGCATTATAAAGGGTTTGACCGGTTCATTTGCTATGAAAACCGAACAGGCGAAAGCAGCGACAGGTGGCGTGTCGGCATTCGCGTTATGCGCCATACAGTTGGATTTTTCCTGCCACTTGTAGTGATGGCCCTCTGCTACGGCTGGACTGTGGTGACATTGTGCCACACACGAAATCAACAAAAGCATAAGGCCATGCGTGTCATCCTGGCAGTGGTGTCAGCATTTGTCCTGTGCTGGCTGCCATACAACATCACAGTACTGATTGACACACTCATTAAAGGTGGATCGCTGAAAGTGGAGACGTGTGACACTCGCTACAGAGTTGAGGCCGTTCTGAATGTGACCCAAGTGTTGGCCTTTCTGCACTGTGCAGTGAATCCGGTGCTGTACGCCTTCATCGGACAGAAGTTTCGAAACGAGTTGCTCTCGGCTCTTCACAAACACGGCCTCATCAGCAAGAGGATCCTGATGTCTTACAGATCAGGCTCGGTTAACAGCGCAGGGAGCAGCAGATCTAGAAACACATCTGCCAGCTCCTGGTAG